One window of Oryza brachyantha chromosome 12, ObraRS2, whole genome shotgun sequence genomic DNA carries:
- the LOC102719162 gene encoding putative pentatricopeptide repeat-containing protein At3g16890, mitochondrial: MRSRRLPSLLLLCRCHCSTESGGIPADPARAASILADGGDADWFRRLNAEFAAALPRLGPRFVVRALRAAEAEAREGGPLLCVRLYVWASRFGARFARDGSVRRALRDALWRRGPVVLSGRLVAEVRGCGCEVLEELLCALIESWGRLGLARYAHEVFVQMPRLGLRPSTAVYNALIAASVRAGAVDAAYLKFQQMPADGCRPDCFTYNSLVHGVCRRGIVDEALRLVRQMEGEGIRPNVFTYTILVDGFCNAGRVEEAIRVLDRMKEKGVAPSEATYRTIVHGVFRCLERDMAYIMLSEWLSHEPTVHQSACQTVLYCLSKKGMAKEAVEFAKTISTRGYLLDSTAFGTVISCALKCLEMSDLCELLDSFIKNGGNPGFDVYIMVIKSLLNCKNFPKANHYLWHMVSKGVLSSVMSYNMVIDCFIKAGALDKAEEIVKGMQEKGFLPNLVTFNTLISGYSKSGNIHNAKVVLKMLMEHGFMPDIITFTSLIDGLCHTHQLDDAIVCFHEMAEWGVRPNVQTYNVLMHALCSAGHVNRAIDLLNKMKTDGISPDAYSFNALILSFCRMRMVDKAQNIFNSMVRFGVVPDNCTYNSLIKALCGQRRVSEAKKILLAREHNGCSTSNNQSYWSIVCALTKMGHFSEAGELMNKCLSRNVELSCGSNQSIESAVAVQVVNA; encoded by the coding sequence ATGAGGAGCCGGCGGCTCCCcagtctcctcctcctctgccgcTGCCACTGCTCCACCGAGTCCGGCGGGATTCCGGCCGACCCGGCCCGCGCGGCGTCGATCTTGGCCGACGGCGGGGACGCGGACTGGTTCCGCCGGCTCaacgccgagttcgccgccgcgctgccgcggcTCGGCCCGCGGTTCGTCGTCCGCGCGCTGCGtgccgcggaggcggaggcccgAGAGGGCGGGCCGCTCCTCTGCGTGCGGCTCTACGTGTGGGCGTCGCGGTTCGGCGCCCGCTTCGCGCGTGACGGCTCCGTGCGGCGGGCGCTCCGGGACGCGCTGTGGCGGCGCGGGCCCGTGGTGCTGTCGGGGAGGCTGGTGGCGGAGGTGCGGGGTTGCGGGTGCGAGGTGTTGGAGGAGCTGCTGTGCGCGCTGATCGAGAGCTGGGGCAGGCTCGGGCTCGCCCGGTACGCGCACGAGGTGTTCGTGCAAATGCCGCGGCTGGGGCTGAGGCCCAGCACGGCCGTGTACAACGCGCTGATCGCGGCGTCGGTCAgggccggcgccgtcgacgccgcgtACCTCAAGTTCCAGCAGATGCCTGCCGACGGGTGCCGACCGGACTGTTTCACGTACAACTCGCTCGTCCATGGCGTCTGCCGGCGTGGCATCGTCGACGAGGCGCTCCGGCTGGTGAGGCAGATGGAGGGCGAGGGGATCAGACCGAATGTGTTCACGTACACAATACTGGTCGATGGGTTCTGCAATGCTGGCAGGGTGGAGGAGGCAATCCGTGTGCTGGACAGGATGAAGGAGAAGGGCGTAGCGCCTAGCGAGGCCACATACAGGACAATTGTTCATGGCGTGTTCCGTTGCTTGGAGAGGGACATGGCATACATAATGTTGAGTGAGTGGTTAAGCCATGAGCCAACGGTTCACCAGAGTGCATGTCAAACTGTACTGTATTGCCTGTCGAAGAAGGGAATGGCCAAAGAAGCAGTTGAATTTGCAAAAACAATCAGCACTAGGGGTTATCTACTTGACAGCACAGCTTTTGGCACTGTGATTTCTTGTGCCCTGAAATGCCTGGAGATGAGTGATTTATGTGAGTTGCTAGACTCTTTTATTAAGAATGGTGGAAATCCAGGGTTTGATGTATATATTATGGTAATCAAATCCTTACTGAACTGCAAGAATTTTCCCAAGGCAAATCACTATTTGTGGCACATGGTTTCGAAGGGAGTCTTGTCTAGTGTGATGTCTTACAATATGGTGATAGATTGCTTCATAAAGGCTGGTGCATTGGATAAAGCAGAGGAGATTGTCAAAGGGATGCAAGAAAAAGGCTTCCTGCCTAACCTTGTCACCTTTAACACACTAATAAGTGGGTATTCAAAATCAGGGAATATACATAATGCAAAGGTTGTTCTGAAGATGCTTATGGAACATGGTTTCATGCCAGATATCATTACGTTTACCTCTCTTATCGATGGACTATGCCATACCCATCAACTGGATGATGCTATTGTTTGCTTTCATGAGATGGCAGAGTGGGGTGTTAGACCAAATGTTCAGACTTACAATGTATTAATGCACGCGCTTTGTTCAGCCGGGCATGTTAACAGGGCCATTGATCTtcttaataaaatgaaaacgGATGGCATTAGTCCTGATGCATATTCCTTCAATGCTCTCATCTTGAGTTTTTGCAGGATGAGGATGGTAGATAAagctcaaaatatttttaattccatGGTGAGATTTGGTGTGGTTCCAGACAATTGCACATACAATTCCCTGATAAAAGCTCTATGTGGTCAAAGAAGAGTCAGTGaggccaaaaaaattttacttgcCAGGGAGCACAATGGCTGCAGCACGAGCAATAATCAATCATATTGGTCAATTGTCTGTGCACTTACAAAAATGGGTCATTTCAGTGAGGCGGGAGAGTTGATGAATAAATGCCTCAGCAGAAATGTTGAATTGAGTTGCGGTTCTAATCAGAGCATAGAATCTGCAGTTGCTGTCCAAGTTGTCAATGCGTGA